One window of uncultured Trichococcus sp. genomic DNA carries:
- a CDS encoding Wzz/FepE/Etk N-terminal domain-containing protein: MKEEVSLRDLTALIKQRLGMIIGFGLIGLVLAAIYTFLIVTPQYESKTQLLVNRASDEANGLVLNDINSNVQMINTYKDIIEGPVILGSVIAWLELPYSVETLADQVTISANEDSQVFSLAVISSDPDEAAEIANEIALTFQSNVVEIMNIENVQIISAAVPDPEPVSPHVVNNLLIGLGVGLLSGFGVAMLRYAMAKTIDDYQFITQTIGWPNLGTISELNKEEKTAIADMQKQKSTVEKGAMDAERATAEGTERAVARKRIPDEKPNVIVEQAQQNVHSDAAKDSKKNKTTKKQHSAHSGMGPERLVTVADMTREKIGVILQNSDGTEIMDAGNKRGKR, translated from the coding sequence ATGAAAGAAGAAGTATCTTTGAGGGATCTGACGGCATTAATCAAGCAAAGGCTAGGGATGATAATCGGGTTCGGCCTGATCGGACTGGTGCTTGCGGCGATCTATACTTTTCTGATTGTGACCCCACAATATGAATCCAAAACCCAACTGCTCGTGAACCGCGCGAGCGATGAGGCGAACGGCTTGGTCCTCAATGACATCAATTCCAATGTGCAGATGATCAATACCTACAAGGACATCATCGAAGGACCGGTAATACTCGGCAGTGTCATTGCATGGTTGGAACTGCCTTATTCAGTCGAAACGTTGGCTGATCAGGTGACAATCAGTGCCAACGAGGATTCGCAAGTATTCTCGCTAGCCGTTATTTCATCGGATCCCGATGAAGCCGCCGAAATCGCCAATGAAATCGCCTTGACTTTTCAAAGCAACGTCGTCGAAATCATGAATATCGAAAATGTGCAGATCATTTCGGCTGCTGTTCCGGACCCAGAACCGGTGTCGCCGCATGTGGTGAACAACCTGCTGATCGGGCTGGGCGTCGGATTATTATCCGGGTTCGGCGTTGCGATGTTGCGCTACGCGATGGCGAAGACAATCGATGATTATCAGTTCATTACACAAACAATCGGATGGCCAAATCTGGGAACCATTTCGGAATTGAATAAAGAAGAAAAAACGGCCATCGCTGACATGCAGAAACAAAAAAGCACTGTGGAAAAAGGTGCAATGGATGCTGAAAGGGCAACAGCTGAAGGCACGGAACGGGCAGTGGCCCGTAAGCGGATTCCCGATGAAAAGCCGAATGTCATTGTTGAGCAGGCACAACAAAACGTGCATTCTGATGCCGCCAAGGATTCGAAAAAAAATAAAACAACCAAAAAACAGCATTCCGCCCACTCAGGGATGGGTCCTGAACGACTCGTGACAGTGGCGGACATGACGAGGGAAAAAATCGGTGTCATCCTTCAGAACAGTGATGGCACCGAAATAATGGATGCAGGCAACAAAAGGGGGAAAAGATGA